Genomic DNA from Haloplanus aerogenes:
GACCCGCCAGAGGAGGCGACGTGCCGGAACTGTGGGTCGTCGAACCTGAAAGAGGTCGGGAAGATGTACGCGGGCGGCGGCGGCGGCGGCGGCGCAGGCTAATCGGAGCCGCGGCGGTCGACGCCCTCGCC
This window encodes:
- a CDS encoding FmdB family zinc ribbon protein; protein product: MSLMDKVKELLSPDEEETVLYDYECKDCEKTITSSDPPEEATCRNCGSSNLKEVGKMYAGGGGGGGAG